A DNA window from Pogona vitticeps strain Pit_001003342236 chromosome 2, PviZW2.1, whole genome shotgun sequence contains the following coding sequences:
- the LOC110081156 gene encoding lysozyme C, milk isozyme-like, whose translation MKALLAITFLCLLVAVNEAKVFEKCELASILKRHGMDGYYGYSLGNWICMAYYESRFNSRVVGPTNSNGSRDYGIFQINSRWWCSNGQGRTANGCKSSCSAFTDDNITNDIQCAKRIVQDPNRMDAWVAWRKYCKGKNLSSWTRGCKL comes from the exons ATGAAAGCTCTTCTGGCCATcacctttctctgcctcctcgtTGCTGTGAATGAAGCCAAAGTGTTTGAGAAATGTGAgctggcttcaattctgaaacGGCATGGAATGGATGGCTACTATGGCTACAGCCTGGGCAACT GGATCTGCATGGCTTATTACGAGAGCAGATTCAACAGCAGGGTTGTGGGGCCAACAAACAGCAATGGCAGTCGTGACTATGGGATTTTTCAGATCAACAGCCGCTGGTGGTGTTCCAATGGACAAGGCAGAACAGCGAACGGATGCAAAAGCTCCTGCAGTG CTTTCACAGATGACAACATCACAAACGATATCCAATGTGCAAAGAGAATTGTCCAAGACCCCAACAGGATGGATGCCTG GGTAGCATGGAGGAAATATTGCAAAGGAAAAAATCTCTCAAGCTGGACCCGTGGCTGCAAGCTCTGA